The Aedes aegypti strain LVP_AGWG chromosome 3, AaegL5.0 Primary Assembly, whole genome shotgun sequence genome contains a region encoding:
- the LOC5564133 gene encoding aldose reductase isoform X1 — MASKVPRVTLNNGKSIPILGLGTWGSPPGEVAQAVKDAIDVGYRHIDGAHVYQNEHEVGEGVNAKIAEGVVKREDLFITSKLWNTFHRPDLVEGACRTTLKNLGLEYVDLYLIHWPMAYKEDGELFPADADGKTAYSDVDYLDTWKEMEKLVELGLAKSIGISNFNSKQVERVLAIAKIKPVTNQVECHPYLAQTKLSAFCASRDIVITAYSPLGSPNRPWAKPEDPQLMEDPKIVAIAKKYNKTSAQILIRYQIQRGHVVIPKSVTKSRIQSNFEVFDFELTEDDMKLITSFDCNGRLVPITSAAGHPYHPFEKEEF; from the exons ATGGCATCCAAGGTACCACGAGTGACGCTCAACAATGGCAAATCGATTCCGATTCTCGGTCTGGGAACGTGGGGT TCTCCTCCCGGTGAAGTCGCACAGGCAGTAAAGGATGCCATTGACGTTGGCTACCGTCACATCGATGGTGCCCATGTGTACCAAAATGAACACGAGGTTGGCGAAGGTGTTAACGCTAAGATCGCTGAAGGCGTTGTCAAACG TGAGGATCTGTTCATTACGAGCAAGCTGTGGAACACTTTCCATCGTCCGGATCTGGTCGAAGGTGCCTGTCGAACGACGCTGAAGAACCTTGGACTGGAATACGTCGACCTGTATCTGATCCACTGGCCGATGGCCTACAAGGAGGACGGCGAGCTGTTTCCCGCCGATGCCGACGGAAAGACAGCTTATTCCGACGTTGACTATTTGGACACCTGGAAGGAAATGGAAAAGTTGGTCGAATTGGGACTTGCCAAGAGTATTGGCATTTCCAACTTCAACTCGAAACAGGTCGAACGGGTTTTGGCTATTGCCAAGATCAAGCCAGTGACGAACCAGGTTGAGTGCCACCCCTATCTGGCTCAAACTAAGCTGTCAGCCTTCTGCGCTAGCCGAGATATTGTCATTACCGCGTACAGTCCCCTCGGTTCACCCAACCGTCCATGGGCTAAGCCAGAAGATCCCCAACTGATGGAAGACCCGAAAATTGTTGCCATTGCCAAGAAATACAACAAGACATCAGCTCAAATCTTGATTCGGTATCAGATTCAGCGAGGCCACGTAGTTATCCCCAAGTCCGTGACCAAATCACGCATCCAATCCAACTTTGAGGTGTTTGACTTTGAGCTAACCGAGGACGATATGAAGCTGATCACGTCCTTCGACTGCAATGGACGTTTGGTGCCGATTACCAG tgctgCTGGTCACCCGTATCATCCTTTCGAGAAGGAAGAATTTTAG
- the LOC5564133 gene encoding aldose reductase isoform X2 yields MASKVPRVTLNNGKSIPILGLGTWGSPPGEVAQAVKDAIDVGYRHIDGAHVYQNEHEVGEGVNAKIAEGVVKREDLFITSKLWNTFHRPDLVEGACRTTLKNLGLEYVDLYLIHWPMAYKEDGELFPADADGKTAYSDVDYLDTWKEMEKLVELGLAKSIGISNFNSKQVERVLAIAKIKPVTNQVECHPYLAQTKLSAFCASRDIVITAYSPLGSPNRPWAKPEDPQLMEDPKIVAIAKKYNKTSAQILIRYQIQRGHVVIPKSVTKSRIQSNFEVFDFELTEDDMKLITSFDCNGRLVPITSADTSPYYPFHEDF; encoded by the exons ATGGCATCCAAGGTACCACGAGTGACGCTCAACAATGGCAAATCGATTCCGATTCTCGGTCTGGGAACGTGGGGT TCTCCTCCCGGTGAAGTCGCACAGGCAGTAAAGGATGCCATTGACGTTGGCTACCGTCACATCGATGGTGCCCATGTGTACCAAAATGAACACGAGGTTGGCGAAGGTGTTAACGCTAAGATCGCTGAAGGCGTTGTCAAACG TGAGGATCTGTTCATTACGAGCAAGCTGTGGAACACTTTCCATCGTCCGGATCTGGTCGAAGGTGCCTGTCGAACGACGCTGAAGAACCTTGGACTGGAATACGTCGACCTGTATCTGATCCACTGGCCGATGGCCTACAAGGAGGACGGCGAGCTGTTTCCCGCCGATGCCGACGGAAAGACAGCTTATTCCGACGTTGACTATTTGGACACCTGGAAGGAAATGGAAAAGTTGGTCGAATTGGGACTTGCCAAGAGTATTGGCATTTCCAACTTCAACTCGAAACAGGTCGAACGGGTTTTGGCTATTGCCAAGATCAAGCCAGTGACGAACCAGGTTGAGTGCCACCCCTATCTGGCTCAAACTAAGCTGTCAGCCTTCTGCGCTAGCCGAGATATTGTCATTACCGCGTACAGTCCCCTCGGTTCACCCAACCGTCCATGGGCTAAGCCAGAAGATCCCCAACTGATGGAAGACCCGAAAATTGTTGCCATTGCCAAGAAATACAACAAGACATCAGCTCAAATCTTGATTCGGTATCAGATTCAGCGAGGCCACGTAGTTATCCCCAAGTCCGTGACCAAATCACGCATCCAATCCAACTTTGAGGTGTTTGACTTTGAGCTAACCGAGGACGATATGAAGCTGATCACGTCCTTCGACTGCAATGGACGTTTGGTGCCGATTACCAG CGCTGATACCAGTCCATATTACCCTTTCCACGAGGATTTTTAA
- the LOC5564109 gene encoding 1,5-anhydro-D-fructose reductase encodes MFVSWRCLYRVSWHSKHSALKFAHFPRVDYLFTKMSKGVPNIDLGNGYTIPGLGYGTYLAKQGQGIDLVKKAIDAGYRHIDTAFLYENEVEVGEAIRAKISEGVIKREDVFVTSKLWNTFHHADHVAEAFQRSFDMINLEYIDLYLMHSPMGLEFQGYEYSNMQPKDSDGNALFSDVDYVDTWKAMEKLVKSGKVRSIGLSNFNSEQISRILEIAEIKPVNNQIEVNPGWNQKKLIEFCRSHDITVTAFGPMGRPHRATYGNKTALGDPRVLDIGKKYGKTDGQVILRYLIQLGTIPIPYSTKEERIRQNIDVFDFSLTDEEMQYMDSFQSERTLPFPPLKKHKYYPFDAEF; translated from the exons ATGTTCGTCTCTTGGCGATGTTTATATCGTGTGTCTTGGCACTCGAAACACAGTGCTTTGAAGTTTGCTCACTTTCCTAGAGTTGATTATTTATTTACTAAAATGTCGAAGGGGGTACCAAATATTGATCTTGGAAATGGATACACCATTCCTGGACTGGGCTACGGAACGTATTTG GCGAAGCAAGGGCAAGGAATTGACCTAGTGAAGAAGGCAATCGATGCAGGCTACCGACACATTGATACTGCTTTTTTGTACGAAAATGAAGTGGAAGTCGGCGAAGCCATCCGTGCAAAAATATCCGAAGGAGTAATCAAGCGCGAGGATGTCTTCGTAACTTCTAAG CTATGGAACACATTTCACCACGCGGACCACGTGGCCGAAGCTTTTCAACGGTCGTTCGACATGATCAACCTCGAGTATATCGATTTATATTTGATGCACTCGCCAATGGGACTGGAATTTCAGGGGTACGAGTACTCAAATATGCAACCGAAGGATTCCGATGGGAACGCGCTGTTCTCCGATGTGGACTACGTCGACACTTGGAAGGCGATGGAAAAATTGGTAAAAAGTGGCAAAGTTCGCAGCATTGGCTTGTCAAATTTCAACAGTGAACAAATCAGTCGAATCTTGGAAATTGCCGAAATCAAACCGGTTAACAATCAAATTGAGGTGAATCCGGGCTGGAATCAGAAAAAGTTGATTGAATTCTGTCGGAGTCATGACATAACGGTAACGGCGTTTGGACCGATGGGAAGACCGCATCGCGCTACTTATGGAAACAAAACGGCTCTGGGGGATCCACGAGTGTTGGATATTGGGAAAAAGTACGGTAAAACCGATGGACAAGTAATATTAAGATATTTG ATTCAACTCGGCACGATTCCAATTCCTTACTCAACAAAAGAAGAACGGATTCGGCAGAACATCGACGTGTTTGACTTCAGTTTGACTGACGAGGAAATGCAATACATGGATTCATTCCAGTCGGAGCGAACGCTGCCCTTCCCTCCATTAAAGAAGCACAAATATTACCCATTTGATGCTGAATTTTAA
- the LOC5564122 gene encoding uncharacterized protein LOC5564122, which produces MSIEALPNELLVQIFNHLSWSHLSKDVSLVNRRWYKVVGMASLTRKTTLNLSKLGPNWTNNSDDYVCIPLEVLRSSSREYTEFSCSLQPLRKEQMVYGSFGVVLQYCYDRWNIKSLCLTAYYHQFEVFLIYHKNLLNNVVKANFVVQDIPLLGETPRDRETLCERFDLSLEKLQKLDFDHTQFYDHSPPYDIVLKTPNLETINIRRCVLKNNVRLELHSCPKLRSLSIFSQKPLCLADITDPWELDDIVSQKVPHFTHLKLTNVPIRRTMKTMFRSLRYIYLAYVRIVPTDDVLDCENLTELVVHSLLLKKSLKLKVPRLQILNCDMDVLKLLDLQDAFQADQLIIDMFYESAGRNTEMVNLSGFSHFRRLLLKPNKCYCYDVSWFTYLWSHLLGVVELEVRGEFPRDPQERLQDLLKCFTQISSLRLQRINIPNDLRFLPSNVKTIYIEDCSVVGSRVQFSPSVESVRVHRLWNKNEDMRRTFYHMQLQPANKFQPLLSMKFIGTPMGRRMAYSSSEERQSGSNR; this is translated from the exons ATGTCGATTGAAGCGCTTCCCAACGAACTGCTGGTACAGATTTTCAACCATCTGAGCTGGAGCCATCTCAGCAAAGATGTCTCCCTGGTAAATCGCCGATGGTATAAAGTGGTTGGAATGGCTTCCTTGACTCGCAAGACCACACTTAATCTATCCAAACTCGGACCGAACTGGACAAATAATAGTGACGATTATGTTTGCATTCCTCTGGAAGTGTTGCGCAGTAGTTCACGAGAGTATACTGAATTTAGCTGCTCGTTGCAACCGTTGAGGAAAGAACAAATGGTTTATGGATCGTTTGGAGTAGTGCTGCAGTATTGCTATGATCGCTGGAACATCAAAAGTCTATGTTTGACGGCCTACTATCACCAGTTCGAAGTATTTTTGATCTATCATAAAAACTTATTAAATAATGTGGTAAAAGCGAATTTTGTAGTTCAAGATATTCCTCTACTAGGTGAAACCCCACGCGATAGAGAAACTTTATGTGAGCGATTTGATCTATCCctggaaaaattgcaaaaacttgATTTTGATCACACGCAATTCTATGACCATTCGCCTCCATATGATATAGTTCTCAAGACACCAAACTTGGAAACAATAAACATACGCAGATGTGTATTAAAAAACAATGTTCGGCTTGAGCTCCACAGTTGTCCTAAACTGCGATCGTTGAGTATATTTAGTCAAAAGCCATTATGCTTAGCAGATATTACCGATCCCTGGGAGTTGGACGATATAGTATCACAAAAAGTACCTCATTTCACTCACCTCAAGCTAACAAATGTGCCCATAAGAAGGACAATGAAGACCATGTTCAGAAGTCTACGATATATCTACTTGGCATACGTCAGAATAGTTCCTACCGATGATGTGTTGGATTGTGAGAATCTAACTGAGCTGGTCGTTCATTCATTACTTCTAAAGAAATCCCTCAAGCTTAAGGTACCAAGGCTGCAGATATTAAACTGCGATATGGACGTGCTCAAATTATTGGACCTGCAAGACGCATTCCAAGCTGATCAGTTGATCATCGACATGTTTTATGAGTCTGCTGGTCGTAACACAGAAATGGTGAATCTTTCAGGATTTTCCCATTTTCGTCGGCTTCTTCTGAAGCCTAACAAATGCTACTGCTACGACGTTTCATGGTTCACTTACTTGTGGTCACATCTATTAGGTGTAGTGGAACTAGAAGTGCGTGGCGAATTTCCACGTGATCCTCAAGAGCGGCTGCAGGACTTACTGAAATGCTTCACGCAGATTTCATCGCTGCGTCTGCAGAGAATAAACATTCCAAACGATTTGCGTTTTTTACCATCGAATGTAAAG ACGATCTACATTGAGGATTGTTCGGTTGTTGGCAGTAGGGTTCAGTTCTCCCCAAGTGTGGAGAGCGTCCGAGTGCATAGGCTATGGAACAAGAACGAAGATATGCGTAGGACTTTTTATCACATGCAGTTGCAACCGGCGAACAAATTTCAACCGTTACTGTCCATGAAGTTTATTGGTACACCTATGGGACGTAGAATGGCCTATTCATCATCGGAGGAACGCCAGAGCGGCTCAAATCGATGA